The Clavelina lepadiformis chromosome 1, kaClaLepa1.1, whole genome shotgun sequence genome segment CAGGCAGCCTTACCCAGTCTTTCAATCTACCATATAACTGAAAGTTAGCACATCTTGCTACCGAGTTtaattcattcaaaataaaGGATTTCGCCTGAATTTGCTTGCAGTAACGCATGGTTCATGTTTTTTACAACAACCACCATATTATTCAGATTTGTGCATAATTACGCACAACTCTACCAGTCACCATAGTGCGGTGCCGTTTGGAGATAACTGAACaaacagttttattaaatGGAAGCATTTGAGCTACTGAAAATTTCcttcaaaactgttttaacttgacttatgaaataataaaaaaaaattgtgacaaaaacattgaaatgGCTTTATCTACATTTTGCTTATGCATACATACTGGTACCATAGCTTTAGATGCAGTACACAAACAGATACTGAGTGCAAAAGTTTAACTGAATAATTTGACAATATTAGCATTTATACAAGATTTTTGGATATAACAGATATGCATTTATTAATGCCAGAACTAGCGGTCTATACGTGATAACAGTGAGAAACAGGAAGGAAATTACACAACTGGTGGGTTGGTAAGATGAGTCAGTCATTTACGTCCTTACATAGGCTAGTTGAGAATGTATTCAGAGTATCCTGTAAAACTCATTATGATAACGCTTTAATTACTTGTCTtgaaaacataacattttctATTCATATAAGACAATAGGGATATGACAGACATCACTGTCAATATATTCAGTTGTgaaataagataaaataaaataacaaagataACTGCACATTTTAATATCAAAATCTTTGCATGATTTGTGATTGCAGTGTTTGATATTCCATcataaatgaaacaaacatgTTGGTTATGGAAGGCATAGAATTAAGCATTTCACATTGACACCAATCGATTCTGGATTAAACATGAGTGGAAGAAGGCATATACAGCATTCTAATTGAATAATAAAGTGTGGTCCTTGTTGTTTGTTACCAATCTTTGGTTATGTCAAATGACCATTCCCATTCTAGGTGAACATTTTTATCGTCGTCACAAAACTTTCCTTTGCTAACATAATGACCTCGTGCAATCATGCCCTTCGGAGCCTCTTCAAAGTTTGCAATGGTGAAATGTTGCTCATCCTTCTTTGGACCATAGCTTCCCACCATATAGGATGATTTGTCAACTGCAATACATATTATACAGTGAAGGCAAATGTCAttaaatagatttattttttgtgtctGTTCTATTTGTAAACATTCCAACCTTTCACTCCCTTTCTGGTTGTCGAAACAAAAAAGCGAAGACCCGACACAATCTCACGTTGAACCTTAACATAAGTCAATATTAAATATCATCCAGCAGTAACTCCATGAAATTTTCGTTGtttcaaaagtgcaaaaacCAAACTAATATAGAAGCATATTTGCAAATTACTTACTCTAAAAGAAATCTTCAATTTGTATAATGTGCCCTCTTTGATTCTTATTGATTTTTTCTTAAGAGCAGAAAGATCACCTAAAGTAAAAATTAGTTATCTATAAATTAAGACATTTCACAAAGAGAAAAACTGAACAGTGTACATTTTCCAAATCCACAAACTCAAAAAAAGATTAATATCAAGTGgacaatttaaaatgaatatCTAGTTGAAATGGTATGAAACtaaatattcattttaaattgtaaaaataattattttaaattgtaaaaataattattttaagcCAGGGTTGGGGAACCTGCGGCCCACTTTACTATTTAATGTAACCCTCGTCagaattttgttaaagtttacAACATAGTGTTAAAAAcatgaaatgtttatttacaagtATTCCCTTGAGATAACTTTGACATtattgacgatttatattcaACATCCTCCTCATTCAACCATATAATGATGTCAAATTTCCTTAAAAATTGCCACACATTCAACCACTTGCTATATTTGTGACCTAACAGTCACTTGATAGTCTCTGCTTGCAGTAACAAATCATTTACCATGTGGTGATTGTGGTGTTAGTTGTAAACTAATTTCAGAGCTATTAgtctagagcaggggtggccaaactgcggctctttgagcctttgattgcggctctttaatgaattatttattagcattgatgaattagacatgcattttccagatctagacgagttg includes the following:
- the LOC143459464 gene encoding rho GDP-dissociation inhibitor 1-like, with product MAEDDVPVEDLKALEVKAGDEDTPGYKAPAKVDLKTIQALDADDESLVKYKQDLLKGAEDQLDEGGPNVLVKKLAICFEDRDNIELDLTGDLSALKKKSIRIKEGTLYKLKISFRVQREIVSGLRFFVSTTRKGVKVDKSSYMVGSYGPKKDEQHFTIANFEEAPKGMIARGHYVSKGKFCDDDKNVHLEWEWSFDITKDW